One region of Chanodichthys erythropterus isolate Z2021 chromosome 24, ASM2448905v1, whole genome shotgun sequence genomic DNA includes:
- the thoc5 gene encoding THO complex subunit 5 homolog isoform X2, whose amino-acid sequence MSSDAVKKRKPKVIRSEGGTPEAKRGRGESDQLSAVSSHVKFRKVRLRQVKVTTPAGPRLIGQRKLFTAKNQEVRVYNEEVELEGRDPQQDYMLYKDTCAALAKLMAEIQELKAGGAKDGNVEIEERRRQSSVHFITLKKLNRLAHMRLKKGRDQTHEAKQRVDVLHLQLQNLLYEVMHLQKEIGKCLEFKSQHEEIELVSEEEFFQEAPAEISRPHVTRDDQHQLTLARLDWELEQRKRLAEQYKTSLASKEKIQRAIEQKREYLSSLQPGLQNIMQASLPVQEYLSMPFEHMQKQAEVARHLPPPLYVLLVQVGAYGQACDKNLSVSISGDVDEAKALSRPPDDSQDDESDSDAEEEQQNTKRRRATVGAQLDDKRKGMLRRHPLSLCVDLKCKDGSVLHLFFYYLMNLNILTVKTKVSTSADLSGAVSAGELLNTESLLNCLYASDHGKETPNPSNRYQFDKVGITTFADYVSDLGHPYVWVQKLGGLQFSSDGSQSGLRGSALSASHMERTIKLLRGRLQARLSLHKQFSSLEHSIIPVSSECQHLFPAKVISGLTRWTMMSHQEFTELGFVQHVLKAGLVHETDLFFMAVVERGTARLMAAVVLNPRYPDVSPLFSLSLLWKGERSGRSDDNLRAIESEVNVFRSELQGPRPGLQLLTNQIQRLCVCLDVYLETESQVCDGSEGPKEFPREKMCLRTARGPSRLKPFKYNHPQGFFSHR is encoded by the exons ATGTCGTCAGATGCTGTGAAGAAGCGAAAGCCGAAGGTCATCCGAAGTGAAGGAGGAACTCCAGAGGCCAAGCGCGGACGAGGTGAAAGTGATCAG CTGAGTGCAGTCAGTTCACATGTCAAGTTCAGGAAGGTCAGGTTGAGGCAGGTGAAG GTCACGACTCCAGCCGGACCTCGTCTTATCGGGCAGAGGAAGCTGTTTACAGCAAAGAATCAG GAGGTGCGTGTGTATAATGAGGAGGTGGAGCTGGAGGGCAGAGACCCGCAGCAGGACTACATGCTGTATAAGGACACCTGTGCCGCCCTCGCCAAACTCATGGCGGAAATCCAGGAGCTGAAAGCCGGCGGCGCGAAAGACGGA AATGTAGAGATCGAGGAGAGACGCAGACAGAGCAGCGTTCATTTCATTACCCTGAAGAAACTCAACCGCCTGGCACACATGCGACTGAAGAAAGGCCGAGACCAGACACATGAG GCGAAGCAGCGAGTGGATGTTCTCCACCTGCAGCTGCAGAACCTGCTCTATGAGGTCATGCACCTGCAGAAAGAGATCGGAAAATGTCTGGAGTTCAA AtctcagcatgaggagatcgaGCTGGTCAGCGAGGAGGAGTTCTTCCAGGAGGCTCCGGCCGAGATCTCACGCCCTCACGTCACTCGCGACGATCAGCACCAGCTCACGCTCGCCCGCCTGGACTGGGAGCTAGAGCAGAGGAAGAG GTTGGCGGAGCAGTATAAGACATCTCTGGCTAGTAAGGAGAAGATTCAGAGAGCCATTGAGCAGAAGAGAGAATATCTGAGCAGCCTACAACCTGGACTGCAGAACATCATGCAG GCGTCTCTCCCAGTGCAGGAGTATTTGTCAATGCCGTTCGAGCACATGCAGAAGCAGGCAGAGGTCGCCCGTCACCTGCCGCCCCCTCTGTATGTGCTGTTGGTCCAGGTGGGCGCGTATGGACAGGCCTGTG ACAAAAATCTGTCTGTGAGCATCAGTGGAGACGTGGATGAGGCCAAAGCTCTGTCCAGACCCCCGGACGACTCGCAAG ATGACGAAAGTGATTCGGACGCAGAAGAGGAGCAACAGAACACG AAGCGCCGGCGGGCGACTGTTGGAGCTCAACTGGATGACAAGCGTAAAGGGATGCTGAGACGCCACCCGCTCTCCCTCTGCGTGGACCTCAAGTGTAAAG ACGGCAGCGTCCTGCATCTGTTTTTCTATTATCTCATGAATCTCAACATTCTGACTGTGAAGACCAAAGTTTCCACCTCTGCGGATCTGTCCGGGGCCGTCAGTGCCGG GGAGCTGCTGAACACAGAGAGTCTGCTGAACTGTCTTTATGCGTCTGATCACGGCAAAGAGACGCCCAACCCTTCCAACCGCTACCAGTTTGACAAAGTCGG AATCACTACATTTGCGGATTACGTGTCAGATCTCGGACATCCGTACGTTTGGGTGCAGAAACTGGGCGGCCTGCAGTTCTCGTCTGATGGttcacag TCGGGGCTGAGAGGAAGTGCTCTGAGCGCCAGTCACATGGAGAGGACCATAAAACTGCTGCGAGGAAGACTACAGGCTCGACTGTCCTTACACAAGCAGTTCAGCTCACTGG AGCACAGCATCATCCCGGTCTCCAGCGAATGCCAGCATCTGTTCCCCGCTAAAGTGATTTCTGGTCTCACACGCTGGACCATGATGAGCCACCAGGAATTCACT GAGCTGGGCTTCGTACAGCACGTGTTGAAGGCCGGTCTGGTGCATGAGACAGATCTCTTCTTTATGGCAGTTGTGGAGAGAGGAACAG CACGTCTGATGGCCGCTGTGGTGTTGAACCCCCGTTATCCAGATGTCTCGCCCCTCTTCTCGCTCTCTCTGCTCTGGAAGGGAGAACGCAGCGGCCGCTCGGACGATAACCTGCGG GCGATTGAGAGCGAGGTGAACGTGTTCCGGTCCGAGCTGCAGGGGCCGCGTCCGGGCCTCCAGCTCCTGACCAATCAGATCCagcgtctgtgtgtgtgtctggatgTGTATCTGGAGACGGAGAGTCAAGTGTGTGACGGCTCAGAGGGACCCAAGGAGTTTCCCCGAGAGAAGATGTGCTTGCGCACTGCCAG GGGTCCGAGTCGTCTGAAGCCCTTCAAGTACAATCATCCGCAGGGCTTCTTCAGTCACCGCTGA
- the thoc5 gene encoding THO complex subunit 5 homolog isoform X5, which yields MISSDLFDISVMSSDAVKKRKPKVIRSEGGTPEAKRGRGESDQEVRVYNEEVELEGRDPQQDYMLYKDTCAALAKLMAEIQELKAGGAKDGNVEIEERRRQSSVHFITLKKLNRLAHMRLKKGRDQTHEAKQRVDVLHLQLQNLLYEVMHLQKEIGKCLEFKSQHEEIELVSEEEFFQEAPAEISRPHVTRDDQHQLTLARLDWELEQRKRLAEQYKTSLASKEKIQRAIEQKREYLSSLQPGLQNIMQASLPVQEYLSMPFEHMQKQAEVARHLPPPLYVLLVQVGAYGQACDKNLSVSISGDVDEAKALSRPPDDSQDDESDSDAEEEQQNTKRRRATVGAQLDDKRKGMLRRHPLSLCVDLKCKDGSVLHLFFYYLMNLNILTVKTKVSTSADLSGAVSAGELLNTESLLNCLYASDHGKETPNPSNRYQFDKVGITTFADYVSDLGHPYVWVQKLGGLQFSSDGSQSGLRGSALSASHMERTIKLLRGRLQARLSLHKQFSSLEHSIIPVSSECQHLFPAKVISGLTRWTMMSHQEFTELGFVQHVLKAGLVHETDLFFMAVVERGTARLMAAVVLNPRYPDVSPLFSLSLLWKGERSGRSDDNLRAIESEVNVFRSELQGPRPGLQLLTNQIQRLCVCLDVYLETESQVCDGSEGPKEFPREKMCLRTARGPSRLKPFKYNHPQGFFSHR from the exons atgatcTCTTCTGATCTCTTTGATATTTCAGTCATGTCGTCAGATGCTGTGAAGAAGCGAAAGCCGAAGGTCATCCGAAGTGAAGGAGGAACTCCAGAGGCCAAGCGCGGACGAGGTGAAAGTGATCAG GAGGTGCGTGTGTATAATGAGGAGGTGGAGCTGGAGGGCAGAGACCCGCAGCAGGACTACATGCTGTATAAGGACACCTGTGCCGCCCTCGCCAAACTCATGGCGGAAATCCAGGAGCTGAAAGCCGGCGGCGCGAAAGACGGA AATGTAGAGATCGAGGAGAGACGCAGACAGAGCAGCGTTCATTTCATTACCCTGAAGAAACTCAACCGCCTGGCACACATGCGACTGAAGAAAGGCCGAGACCAGACACATGAG GCGAAGCAGCGAGTGGATGTTCTCCACCTGCAGCTGCAGAACCTGCTCTATGAGGTCATGCACCTGCAGAAAGAGATCGGAAAATGTCTGGAGTTCAA AtctcagcatgaggagatcgaGCTGGTCAGCGAGGAGGAGTTCTTCCAGGAGGCTCCGGCCGAGATCTCACGCCCTCACGTCACTCGCGACGATCAGCACCAGCTCACGCTCGCCCGCCTGGACTGGGAGCTAGAGCAGAGGAAGAG GTTGGCGGAGCAGTATAAGACATCTCTGGCTAGTAAGGAGAAGATTCAGAGAGCCATTGAGCAGAAGAGAGAATATCTGAGCAGCCTACAACCTGGACTGCAGAACATCATGCAG GCGTCTCTCCCAGTGCAGGAGTATTTGTCAATGCCGTTCGAGCACATGCAGAAGCAGGCAGAGGTCGCCCGTCACCTGCCGCCCCCTCTGTATGTGCTGTTGGTCCAGGTGGGCGCGTATGGACAGGCCTGTG ACAAAAATCTGTCTGTGAGCATCAGTGGAGACGTGGATGAGGCCAAAGCTCTGTCCAGACCCCCGGACGACTCGCAAG ATGACGAAAGTGATTCGGACGCAGAAGAGGAGCAACAGAACACG AAGCGCCGGCGGGCGACTGTTGGAGCTCAACTGGATGACAAGCGTAAAGGGATGCTGAGACGCCACCCGCTCTCCCTCTGCGTGGACCTCAAGTGTAAAG ACGGCAGCGTCCTGCATCTGTTTTTCTATTATCTCATGAATCTCAACATTCTGACTGTGAAGACCAAAGTTTCCACCTCTGCGGATCTGTCCGGGGCCGTCAGTGCCGG GGAGCTGCTGAACACAGAGAGTCTGCTGAACTGTCTTTATGCGTCTGATCACGGCAAAGAGACGCCCAACCCTTCCAACCGCTACCAGTTTGACAAAGTCGG AATCACTACATTTGCGGATTACGTGTCAGATCTCGGACATCCGTACGTTTGGGTGCAGAAACTGGGCGGCCTGCAGTTCTCGTCTGATGGttcacag TCGGGGCTGAGAGGAAGTGCTCTGAGCGCCAGTCACATGGAGAGGACCATAAAACTGCTGCGAGGAAGACTACAGGCTCGACTGTCCTTACACAAGCAGTTCAGCTCACTGG AGCACAGCATCATCCCGGTCTCCAGCGAATGCCAGCATCTGTTCCCCGCTAAAGTGATTTCTGGTCTCACACGCTGGACCATGATGAGCCACCAGGAATTCACT GAGCTGGGCTTCGTACAGCACGTGTTGAAGGCCGGTCTGGTGCATGAGACAGATCTCTTCTTTATGGCAGTTGTGGAGAGAGGAACAG CACGTCTGATGGCCGCTGTGGTGTTGAACCCCCGTTATCCAGATGTCTCGCCCCTCTTCTCGCTCTCTCTGCTCTGGAAGGGAGAACGCAGCGGCCGCTCGGACGATAACCTGCGG GCGATTGAGAGCGAGGTGAACGTGTTCCGGTCCGAGCTGCAGGGGCCGCGTCCGGGCCTCCAGCTCCTGACCAATCAGATCCagcgtctgtgtgtgtgtctggatgTGTATCTGGAGACGGAGAGTCAAGTGTGTGACGGCTCAGAGGGACCCAAGGAGTTTCCCCGAGAGAAGATGTGCTTGCGCACTGCCAG GGGTCCGAGTCGTCTGAAGCCCTTCAAGTACAATCATCCGCAGGGCTTCTTCAGTCACCGCTGA
- the thoc5 gene encoding THO complex subunit 5 homolog isoform X6, whose amino-acid sequence MSSDAVKKRKPKVIRSEGGTPEAKRGRGESDQEVRVYNEEVELEGRDPQQDYMLYKDTCAALAKLMAEIQELKAGGAKDGNVEIEERRRQSSVHFITLKKLNRLAHMRLKKGRDQTHEAKQRVDVLHLQLQNLLYEVMHLQKEIGKCLEFKSQHEEIELVSEEEFFQEAPAEISRPHVTRDDQHQLTLARLDWELEQRKRLAEQYKTSLASKEKIQRAIEQKREYLSSLQPGLQNIMQASLPVQEYLSMPFEHMQKQAEVARHLPPPLYVLLVQVGAYGQACDKNLSVSISGDVDEAKALSRPPDDSQDDESDSDAEEEQQNTKRRRATVGAQLDDKRKGMLRRHPLSLCVDLKCKDGSVLHLFFYYLMNLNILTVKTKVSTSADLSGAVSAGELLNTESLLNCLYASDHGKETPNPSNRYQFDKVGITTFADYVSDLGHPYVWVQKLGGLQFSSDGSQSGLRGSALSASHMERTIKLLRGRLQARLSLHKQFSSLEHSIIPVSSECQHLFPAKVISGLTRWTMMSHQEFTELGFVQHVLKAGLVHETDLFFMAVVERGTARLMAAVVLNPRYPDVSPLFSLSLLWKGERSGRSDDNLRAIESEVNVFRSELQGPRPGLQLLTNQIQRLCVCLDVYLETESQVCDGSEGPKEFPREKMCLRTARGPSRLKPFKYNHPQGFFSHR is encoded by the exons ATGTCGTCAGATGCTGTGAAGAAGCGAAAGCCGAAGGTCATCCGAAGTGAAGGAGGAACTCCAGAGGCCAAGCGCGGACGAGGTGAAAGTGATCAG GAGGTGCGTGTGTATAATGAGGAGGTGGAGCTGGAGGGCAGAGACCCGCAGCAGGACTACATGCTGTATAAGGACACCTGTGCCGCCCTCGCCAAACTCATGGCGGAAATCCAGGAGCTGAAAGCCGGCGGCGCGAAAGACGGA AATGTAGAGATCGAGGAGAGACGCAGACAGAGCAGCGTTCATTTCATTACCCTGAAGAAACTCAACCGCCTGGCACACATGCGACTGAAGAAAGGCCGAGACCAGACACATGAG GCGAAGCAGCGAGTGGATGTTCTCCACCTGCAGCTGCAGAACCTGCTCTATGAGGTCATGCACCTGCAGAAAGAGATCGGAAAATGTCTGGAGTTCAA AtctcagcatgaggagatcgaGCTGGTCAGCGAGGAGGAGTTCTTCCAGGAGGCTCCGGCCGAGATCTCACGCCCTCACGTCACTCGCGACGATCAGCACCAGCTCACGCTCGCCCGCCTGGACTGGGAGCTAGAGCAGAGGAAGAG GTTGGCGGAGCAGTATAAGACATCTCTGGCTAGTAAGGAGAAGATTCAGAGAGCCATTGAGCAGAAGAGAGAATATCTGAGCAGCCTACAACCTGGACTGCAGAACATCATGCAG GCGTCTCTCCCAGTGCAGGAGTATTTGTCAATGCCGTTCGAGCACATGCAGAAGCAGGCAGAGGTCGCCCGTCACCTGCCGCCCCCTCTGTATGTGCTGTTGGTCCAGGTGGGCGCGTATGGACAGGCCTGTG ACAAAAATCTGTCTGTGAGCATCAGTGGAGACGTGGATGAGGCCAAAGCTCTGTCCAGACCCCCGGACGACTCGCAAG ATGACGAAAGTGATTCGGACGCAGAAGAGGAGCAACAGAACACG AAGCGCCGGCGGGCGACTGTTGGAGCTCAACTGGATGACAAGCGTAAAGGGATGCTGAGACGCCACCCGCTCTCCCTCTGCGTGGACCTCAAGTGTAAAG ACGGCAGCGTCCTGCATCTGTTTTTCTATTATCTCATGAATCTCAACATTCTGACTGTGAAGACCAAAGTTTCCACCTCTGCGGATCTGTCCGGGGCCGTCAGTGCCGG GGAGCTGCTGAACACAGAGAGTCTGCTGAACTGTCTTTATGCGTCTGATCACGGCAAAGAGACGCCCAACCCTTCCAACCGCTACCAGTTTGACAAAGTCGG AATCACTACATTTGCGGATTACGTGTCAGATCTCGGACATCCGTACGTTTGGGTGCAGAAACTGGGCGGCCTGCAGTTCTCGTCTGATGGttcacag TCGGGGCTGAGAGGAAGTGCTCTGAGCGCCAGTCACATGGAGAGGACCATAAAACTGCTGCGAGGAAGACTACAGGCTCGACTGTCCTTACACAAGCAGTTCAGCTCACTGG AGCACAGCATCATCCCGGTCTCCAGCGAATGCCAGCATCTGTTCCCCGCTAAAGTGATTTCTGGTCTCACACGCTGGACCATGATGAGCCACCAGGAATTCACT GAGCTGGGCTTCGTACAGCACGTGTTGAAGGCCGGTCTGGTGCATGAGACAGATCTCTTCTTTATGGCAGTTGTGGAGAGAGGAACAG CACGTCTGATGGCCGCTGTGGTGTTGAACCCCCGTTATCCAGATGTCTCGCCCCTCTTCTCGCTCTCTCTGCTCTGGAAGGGAGAACGCAGCGGCCGCTCGGACGATAACCTGCGG GCGATTGAGAGCGAGGTGAACGTGTTCCGGTCCGAGCTGCAGGGGCCGCGTCCGGGCCTCCAGCTCCTGACCAATCAGATCCagcgtctgtgtgtgtgtctggatgTGTATCTGGAGACGGAGAGTCAAGTGTGTGACGGCTCAGAGGGACCCAAGGAGTTTCCCCGAGAGAAGATGTGCTTGCGCACTGCCAG GGGTCCGAGTCGTCTGAAGCCCTTCAAGTACAATCATCCGCAGGGCTTCTTCAGTCACCGCTGA
- the thoc5 gene encoding THO complex subunit 5 homolog isoform X3, producing MISSDLFDISVMSSDAVKKRKPKVIRSEGGTPEAKRGRGESDQVTTPAGPRLIGQRKLFTAKNQEVRVYNEEVELEGRDPQQDYMLYKDTCAALAKLMAEIQELKAGGAKDGNVEIEERRRQSSVHFITLKKLNRLAHMRLKKGRDQTHEAKQRVDVLHLQLQNLLYEVMHLQKEIGKCLEFKSQHEEIELVSEEEFFQEAPAEISRPHVTRDDQHQLTLARLDWELEQRKRLAEQYKTSLASKEKIQRAIEQKREYLSSLQPGLQNIMQASLPVQEYLSMPFEHMQKQAEVARHLPPPLYVLLVQVGAYGQACDKNLSVSISGDVDEAKALSRPPDDSQDDESDSDAEEEQQNTKRRRATVGAQLDDKRKGMLRRHPLSLCVDLKCKDGSVLHLFFYYLMNLNILTVKTKVSTSADLSGAVSAGELLNTESLLNCLYASDHGKETPNPSNRYQFDKVGITTFADYVSDLGHPYVWVQKLGGLQFSSDGSQSGLRGSALSASHMERTIKLLRGRLQARLSLHKQFSSLEHSIIPVSSECQHLFPAKVISGLTRWTMMSHQEFTELGFVQHVLKAGLVHETDLFFMAVVERGTARLMAAVVLNPRYPDVSPLFSLSLLWKGERSGRSDDNLRAIESEVNVFRSELQGPRPGLQLLTNQIQRLCVCLDVYLETESQVCDGSEGPKEFPREKMCLRTARGPSRLKPFKYNHPQGFFSHR from the exons atgatcTCTTCTGATCTCTTTGATATTTCAGTCATGTCGTCAGATGCTGTGAAGAAGCGAAAGCCGAAGGTCATCCGAAGTGAAGGAGGAACTCCAGAGGCCAAGCGCGGACGAGGTGAAAGTGATCAG GTCACGACTCCAGCCGGACCTCGTCTTATCGGGCAGAGGAAGCTGTTTACAGCAAAGAATCAG GAGGTGCGTGTGTATAATGAGGAGGTGGAGCTGGAGGGCAGAGACCCGCAGCAGGACTACATGCTGTATAAGGACACCTGTGCCGCCCTCGCCAAACTCATGGCGGAAATCCAGGAGCTGAAAGCCGGCGGCGCGAAAGACGGA AATGTAGAGATCGAGGAGAGACGCAGACAGAGCAGCGTTCATTTCATTACCCTGAAGAAACTCAACCGCCTGGCACACATGCGACTGAAGAAAGGCCGAGACCAGACACATGAG GCGAAGCAGCGAGTGGATGTTCTCCACCTGCAGCTGCAGAACCTGCTCTATGAGGTCATGCACCTGCAGAAAGAGATCGGAAAATGTCTGGAGTTCAA AtctcagcatgaggagatcgaGCTGGTCAGCGAGGAGGAGTTCTTCCAGGAGGCTCCGGCCGAGATCTCACGCCCTCACGTCACTCGCGACGATCAGCACCAGCTCACGCTCGCCCGCCTGGACTGGGAGCTAGAGCAGAGGAAGAG GTTGGCGGAGCAGTATAAGACATCTCTGGCTAGTAAGGAGAAGATTCAGAGAGCCATTGAGCAGAAGAGAGAATATCTGAGCAGCCTACAACCTGGACTGCAGAACATCATGCAG GCGTCTCTCCCAGTGCAGGAGTATTTGTCAATGCCGTTCGAGCACATGCAGAAGCAGGCAGAGGTCGCCCGTCACCTGCCGCCCCCTCTGTATGTGCTGTTGGTCCAGGTGGGCGCGTATGGACAGGCCTGTG ACAAAAATCTGTCTGTGAGCATCAGTGGAGACGTGGATGAGGCCAAAGCTCTGTCCAGACCCCCGGACGACTCGCAAG ATGACGAAAGTGATTCGGACGCAGAAGAGGAGCAACAGAACACG AAGCGCCGGCGGGCGACTGTTGGAGCTCAACTGGATGACAAGCGTAAAGGGATGCTGAGACGCCACCCGCTCTCCCTCTGCGTGGACCTCAAGTGTAAAG ACGGCAGCGTCCTGCATCTGTTTTTCTATTATCTCATGAATCTCAACATTCTGACTGTGAAGACCAAAGTTTCCACCTCTGCGGATCTGTCCGGGGCCGTCAGTGCCGG GGAGCTGCTGAACACAGAGAGTCTGCTGAACTGTCTTTATGCGTCTGATCACGGCAAAGAGACGCCCAACCCTTCCAACCGCTACCAGTTTGACAAAGTCGG AATCACTACATTTGCGGATTACGTGTCAGATCTCGGACATCCGTACGTTTGGGTGCAGAAACTGGGCGGCCTGCAGTTCTCGTCTGATGGttcacag TCGGGGCTGAGAGGAAGTGCTCTGAGCGCCAGTCACATGGAGAGGACCATAAAACTGCTGCGAGGAAGACTACAGGCTCGACTGTCCTTACACAAGCAGTTCAGCTCACTGG AGCACAGCATCATCCCGGTCTCCAGCGAATGCCAGCATCTGTTCCCCGCTAAAGTGATTTCTGGTCTCACACGCTGGACCATGATGAGCCACCAGGAATTCACT GAGCTGGGCTTCGTACAGCACGTGTTGAAGGCCGGTCTGGTGCATGAGACAGATCTCTTCTTTATGGCAGTTGTGGAGAGAGGAACAG CACGTCTGATGGCCGCTGTGGTGTTGAACCCCCGTTATCCAGATGTCTCGCCCCTCTTCTCGCTCTCTCTGCTCTGGAAGGGAGAACGCAGCGGCCGCTCGGACGATAACCTGCGG GCGATTGAGAGCGAGGTGAACGTGTTCCGGTCCGAGCTGCAGGGGCCGCGTCCGGGCCTCCAGCTCCTGACCAATCAGATCCagcgtctgtgtgtgtgtctggatgTGTATCTGGAGACGGAGAGTCAAGTGTGTGACGGCTCAGAGGGACCCAAGGAGTTTCCCCGAGAGAAGATGTGCTTGCGCACTGCCAG GGGTCCGAGTCGTCTGAAGCCCTTCAAGTACAATCATCCGCAGGGCTTCTTCAGTCACCGCTGA
- the thoc5 gene encoding THO complex subunit 5 homolog isoform X1, with protein MISSDLFDISVMSSDAVKKRKPKVIRSEGGTPEAKRGRGESDQLSAVSSHVKFRKVRLRQVKVTTPAGPRLIGQRKLFTAKNQEVRVYNEEVELEGRDPQQDYMLYKDTCAALAKLMAEIQELKAGGAKDGNVEIEERRRQSSVHFITLKKLNRLAHMRLKKGRDQTHEAKQRVDVLHLQLQNLLYEVMHLQKEIGKCLEFKSQHEEIELVSEEEFFQEAPAEISRPHVTRDDQHQLTLARLDWELEQRKRLAEQYKTSLASKEKIQRAIEQKREYLSSLQPGLQNIMQASLPVQEYLSMPFEHMQKQAEVARHLPPPLYVLLVQVGAYGQACDKNLSVSISGDVDEAKALSRPPDDSQDDESDSDAEEEQQNTKRRRATVGAQLDDKRKGMLRRHPLSLCVDLKCKDGSVLHLFFYYLMNLNILTVKTKVSTSADLSGAVSAGELLNTESLLNCLYASDHGKETPNPSNRYQFDKVGITTFADYVSDLGHPYVWVQKLGGLQFSSDGSQSGLRGSALSASHMERTIKLLRGRLQARLSLHKQFSSLEHSIIPVSSECQHLFPAKVISGLTRWTMMSHQEFTELGFVQHVLKAGLVHETDLFFMAVVERGTARLMAAVVLNPRYPDVSPLFSLSLLWKGERSGRSDDNLRAIESEVNVFRSELQGPRPGLQLLTNQIQRLCVCLDVYLETESQVCDGSEGPKEFPREKMCLRTARGPSRLKPFKYNHPQGFFSHR; from the exons atgatcTCTTCTGATCTCTTTGATATTTCAGTCATGTCGTCAGATGCTGTGAAGAAGCGAAAGCCGAAGGTCATCCGAAGTGAAGGAGGAACTCCAGAGGCCAAGCGCGGACGAGGTGAAAGTGATCAG CTGAGTGCAGTCAGTTCACATGTCAAGTTCAGGAAGGTCAGGTTGAGGCAGGTGAAG GTCACGACTCCAGCCGGACCTCGTCTTATCGGGCAGAGGAAGCTGTTTACAGCAAAGAATCAG GAGGTGCGTGTGTATAATGAGGAGGTGGAGCTGGAGGGCAGAGACCCGCAGCAGGACTACATGCTGTATAAGGACACCTGTGCCGCCCTCGCCAAACTCATGGCGGAAATCCAGGAGCTGAAAGCCGGCGGCGCGAAAGACGGA AATGTAGAGATCGAGGAGAGACGCAGACAGAGCAGCGTTCATTTCATTACCCTGAAGAAACTCAACCGCCTGGCACACATGCGACTGAAGAAAGGCCGAGACCAGACACATGAG GCGAAGCAGCGAGTGGATGTTCTCCACCTGCAGCTGCAGAACCTGCTCTATGAGGTCATGCACCTGCAGAAAGAGATCGGAAAATGTCTGGAGTTCAA AtctcagcatgaggagatcgaGCTGGTCAGCGAGGAGGAGTTCTTCCAGGAGGCTCCGGCCGAGATCTCACGCCCTCACGTCACTCGCGACGATCAGCACCAGCTCACGCTCGCCCGCCTGGACTGGGAGCTAGAGCAGAGGAAGAG GTTGGCGGAGCAGTATAAGACATCTCTGGCTAGTAAGGAGAAGATTCAGAGAGCCATTGAGCAGAAGAGAGAATATCTGAGCAGCCTACAACCTGGACTGCAGAACATCATGCAG GCGTCTCTCCCAGTGCAGGAGTATTTGTCAATGCCGTTCGAGCACATGCAGAAGCAGGCAGAGGTCGCCCGTCACCTGCCGCCCCCTCTGTATGTGCTGTTGGTCCAGGTGGGCGCGTATGGACAGGCCTGTG ACAAAAATCTGTCTGTGAGCATCAGTGGAGACGTGGATGAGGCCAAAGCTCTGTCCAGACCCCCGGACGACTCGCAAG ATGACGAAAGTGATTCGGACGCAGAAGAGGAGCAACAGAACACG AAGCGCCGGCGGGCGACTGTTGGAGCTCAACTGGATGACAAGCGTAAAGGGATGCTGAGACGCCACCCGCTCTCCCTCTGCGTGGACCTCAAGTGTAAAG ACGGCAGCGTCCTGCATCTGTTTTTCTATTATCTCATGAATCTCAACATTCTGACTGTGAAGACCAAAGTTTCCACCTCTGCGGATCTGTCCGGGGCCGTCAGTGCCGG GGAGCTGCTGAACACAGAGAGTCTGCTGAACTGTCTTTATGCGTCTGATCACGGCAAAGAGACGCCCAACCCTTCCAACCGCTACCAGTTTGACAAAGTCGG AATCACTACATTTGCGGATTACGTGTCAGATCTCGGACATCCGTACGTTTGGGTGCAGAAACTGGGCGGCCTGCAGTTCTCGTCTGATGGttcacag TCGGGGCTGAGAGGAAGTGCTCTGAGCGCCAGTCACATGGAGAGGACCATAAAACTGCTGCGAGGAAGACTACAGGCTCGACTGTCCTTACACAAGCAGTTCAGCTCACTGG AGCACAGCATCATCCCGGTCTCCAGCGAATGCCAGCATCTGTTCCCCGCTAAAGTGATTTCTGGTCTCACACGCTGGACCATGATGAGCCACCAGGAATTCACT GAGCTGGGCTTCGTACAGCACGTGTTGAAGGCCGGTCTGGTGCATGAGACAGATCTCTTCTTTATGGCAGTTGTGGAGAGAGGAACAG CACGTCTGATGGCCGCTGTGGTGTTGAACCCCCGTTATCCAGATGTCTCGCCCCTCTTCTCGCTCTCTCTGCTCTGGAAGGGAGAACGCAGCGGCCGCTCGGACGATAACCTGCGG GCGATTGAGAGCGAGGTGAACGTGTTCCGGTCCGAGCTGCAGGGGCCGCGTCCGGGCCTCCAGCTCCTGACCAATCAGATCCagcgtctgtgtgtgtgtctggatgTGTATCTGGAGACGGAGAGTCAAGTGTGTGACGGCTCAGAGGGACCCAAGGAGTTTCCCCGAGAGAAGATGTGCTTGCGCACTGCCAG GGGTCCGAGTCGTCTGAAGCCCTTCAAGTACAATCATCCGCAGGGCTTCTTCAGTCACCGCTGA